The following are encoded in a window of Arvicanthis niloticus isolate mArvNil1 chromosome 1, mArvNil1.pat.X, whole genome shotgun sequence genomic DNA:
- the LOC117695184 gene encoding olfactory receptor 52M1-like codes for MHSVREGLQPQTVGSAIMEPANKSQLSPSTFWLMGIPGLEHLHVWIGIPFCSMYMVALMGNVTILAVVRAERSLHEPMFLFLCMLSVTDLVLSTSTLPRMLCLFWMAAHDITFDACLAQMFFIHSFTAMESGFFLAMAIDRYVAICDPLRHATILTHSRIAIMGAIVVLRGVGFFSPHPILLKQLPYCRTRIIAHTYCEFMAVVKLVCLDIGATKRYSLGVAFGIGSCDCFFIAISYVLILRAVFRLPSREASLKALGTCGSHVCVIVVFYSTAGFTFLTHRFGHNVAPQTHILVANMYLLVPPFLNPIVYGVRTKKIRDYVLNTLKVKGS; via the coding sequence ATGCACTCTGTACGAGAAGGACTTCAGCCACAAACAGTGGGCAGTGCCATCATGGAGCCAGCTAATAAGTCACAACTCTCCCCAAGCACCTTCTGGTTGATGGGCATCCCAGGCCTAGAGCACCTCCATGTCTGGattgggattcccttctgttccatGTACATGGTGGCTCTGATGGGGAATGTGACTATCCTGGCCGTGGTGAGAGCAGAGCGCAGCCTCCATGAGCCCATGTTCCTCTTCCTGTGCATGCTGTCTGTCACTGACCTGGTCCTCTCCACATCTACATTGCCACGCATGCTCTGTCTCTTCTGGATGGCAGCTCATGATATCACCTTTGATGCATGTCTTGCTCAAATGTTCTTCATCCACAGTTTCACTGCTATGGAATCCGGCTTCTTCCTGGCCATGGCCATTGATCGCTATGTGGCAATCTGTGACCCACTGCGTCATGCCACAATTCTCACCCACAGCCGCATTGCCATAATGGGAGCAATTGTGGTGCTGCGAGGGGTAGGCTTCTTTTCCCCACACCCAATCCTGCTCAAGCAGCTGCCCTATTGCAGAACTCGAATCATTGCACACACCTACTGTGAGTTCATGGCTGTGGTGAAGTTGGTGTGTTTGGACATAGGTGCCACCAAGCGTTACAGCCTTGGTGTTGCTTTTGGCATCGGCTCTTGTGATTGTTTCTTCATTGCCATTTCCTATGTTCTGATCCTCCGTGCTGTCTTCCGGCTCCCATCTCGAGAAGCAAGTCTTAAAGCTCTAGGCACCTGTGGCTCACACGTCTGTGTCATTGTTGTGTTCTATTCCACAGCTGGGTTTACCTTCCTGACACACCGTTTTGGCCACAATGTGGCCCCCCAAACTCATATTCTAGTAGCCAATATGTATTTATTGGTTCCACCATTTCTTAACCCCATTGTTTATGGTGTTAGAACCAAGAAAATTCGAGATTATGTTCTTAATACTCTAAAAGTAAAAGGCAGCTGA